Part of the Eikenella corrodens genome is shown below.
GGGGGATCGCAAGACCTCGCGTTATTCGAGCGGCCGATAACTGATTAGCTAGTTGGTGGGGTAAAGGCCTACCAAGGCGACGATCAGTAGCGGGTCTGAGAGGACGATCCGCCACACTGGGACTGAGACACGGCCCAGACTCCTACGGGAGGCAGCAGTGGGGAATTTTGGACAATGGGGGCAACCCTGATCCAGCCATGCCGCGTGTATGAAGAAGGCCTTCGGGTTGTAAAGTACTTTTGTTAGGGAAGAAAAGGGAAGTGCTAATACCACTTTTTGCTGACGGTACCTAAAGAATAAGCACCGGCTAACTACGTGCCAGCAGCCGCGGTAATACGTAGGGTGCGAGCGTTAATCGGAATTACTGGGCGTAAAGCGAGCGCAGACGGTTACTTAAGCAGGATGTGAAATCCCCGGGCTTAACCTGGGAACTGCGTTCTGAACTGGGTAGCTAGAGTATGTCAGAGGGGGTAGAATTCCACGTGTAGCAGTGAAATGCGTAGAGATGTGGAGGAATACCGATGGCGAAGGCAGCCCCCTGGGATAATACTGACGTTCATGCTCGAAAGCGTGGGTAGCAAACAGGATTAGATACCCTGGTAGTCCACGCCCTAAACGATGTCGATTAGCTGTTGGGCAACTTGATTGCTTAGTAGCGTAGCTAACGCGTGAAATCGACCGCCTGGGGAGTACGGTCGCAAGATTAAAACTCAAAGGAATTGACGGGGACCCGCACAAGCGGTGGATGATGTGGATTAATTCGATGCAACGCGAAGAACCTTACCTGGTCTTGACATGTACGGAACCTTCCAGAGACGGAAGGGTGCCTTCGGGAGCCGTAACACAGGTGCTGCATGGCTGTCGTCAGCTCGTGTCGTGAGATGTTGGGTTAAGTCCCGCAACGAGCGCAACCCTTGTCATTAGTTGCCATCATTTAGTTGGGCACTCTAATGAGACTGCCGGTGACAAACCGGAGGAAGGTGGGGATGACGTCAAGTCCTCATGGCCCTTATGACCAGGGCTTCACACGTCATACAATGGTCGGTACAGAGGGTAGCCAAGCCGCGAGGCGGAGCCAATCCCAGAAAACCGATCGTAGTCCGGATTGCACTCTGCAACTCGAGTGCATGAAGTCGGAATCGCTAGTAATCGCAGGTCAGCATACTGCGGTGAATACGTTCCCGGGTCTTGTACACACCGCCCGTCACACCATGGGAGTGGGGGATACCAGAAGTAGGTAGGGTAACCGCAAGGAGCCCGCTTACCACGGTATGCTTCATGACTGGGGTGAAGTCGTAACAAGGTAGCCGTAGGGGAACCTGCGGCTGGATCACCTCCTTTCTAGAGAAAGAAGCAGGGGTAGAGCATCCACACCTATCGGTAATCGGATACAGATGCGAAGAGAATGTTGGGTTTGTAGCTCAGCTGGTTAGAGCACACGCTTGATAAGCGTGGGGTCGGAGGTTCAAGTCCTCCCAGACCCACCAGTAGTCGTAGAGCGGAGCAGATCCGCCCAGGTACTGGGGGCATAGCTCAGTTGGTAGAGCACCTGCTTTGCAAGCAGGGGTCATCGGTTCGATCCCGTTTGCCTCCACCACACAATACTTTCCAAATAAAAGTATGCTAAATATGCGAGTAAGCTGCTGCAGCTTGCAGTTTACGCGGTAGTTTGTAGTTTATTTTTATTTGCGAAGTTAAAACGCATCGATCTTTAACAAATTGGCAAGCCGAAATCAACAAACAAACGAAGTAGGGCTTATCCCAGAGATAAGTCATACAGAATTTGGGTGATGATTGTATCGACCGAATCCTGAAACACAAAAGGCAGGATTCGGACACAACAAGCAGTAAGCTTTATCAGAGTAGAGGCCTTAAGCCCCAGTTGTCGTCAACGCAGCGCAGGCGAAGTCAAAAAGGCACTTCAAATGATAGAGTCAAGTGAATAAGTGCATCAGGTGGATGCCTTGGCGATGATAGGCGACGAAGGACGTGTAAGCCTGCGAAAAGCATCGGGGAGCTGGCAATAGAGCTTTGATCCGGTGATGTCCGAATGGGGAAACCCACACAGCAATGTGTATCCTAAGCCCAATACATAAGCTTAGAGAAGCGAACCCGGAGAACTGAACCATCTAAGTACCCGGAGGAAAAGAAATCAACCGAGATTCCGCAAGTAGTGGCGAGCGAACGCGGAGCAGCCTGTATGTGATAGCCGTCGGGATAGGAGAAGGAATTGGAAACTTCCGCCATAGTGGGTGATAGCCCCGTATCCGAAATTCCGGCAGTGGTACTAAGCATACGACAAGTAGGGCGGGGCACGAGAAATCCTGTCTGAAGATGGGGGGACCATCCTCCAAGGCTAAATACTCATCATCGACCGATAGTGAACCAGTACCGTGAGGGAAAGGCGAAAAGAACCCCGGGAGGGGAGTGAAATAGAACCTGAAACCTGATGCATACAAACAGTGGGAGCACCCTTGCGGTGTGACTGCGTACCTTTTGTATAATGGGTCAACGACTTACATTCAGTAGCAAGCTTAACCGGATAGGGGAGGCGTAGGGAAACCGAGTCTTAATAGGGCGACATAGTTGCTGGGTGTAGACCCGAAACCGAGTGATCTATCCATGGCCAGGTTGAAGGTGCCGTAACAGGTACTGGAGGACCGAACCCACGCATGTTGCAAAATGCGGGGATGAGCTGTGGATAGGGGTGAAAGGCTAAACAAACTCGGAGATAGCTGGTTCTCCCCGAAAACTATTTAGGTAGTGCCTCATGTATCACTTCCGGGGGTAAAGCACTGTTATGGCTAGGGGGTCATTGCGACTTACCAACCCATGGCAAACTCAGAATACCGGAAAGTGCAATCATGGGAGACAGACAGCGGGTGCTAACGTCCGTTGTCGAAAGGGAAACAACCCAGACCGCCAGCTAAGGTCCCAAATGATAGATTAAGTGGTAAACGAAGTGGGAAGGCTTAGACAGCCAGGATGTTGGCTTAGAAGCAGCCATCATTTAAAGAAAGCGTAATAGCTCACTGGTCGAGTCATCCTGCGCGGAAGATGTAACGGGGCTCAAATCTATAACCGAAGCTGCGGATGCACGCTTCCTTAAAACAGCTTGCCGGAGCGAAGCGACGGAAAGCGCCCATCAAAGTCGAGCATGAATAGGTGGGGATAGCTGTTTTAATGAAGCGTGCATGGTAGGGGAGCGTTCTGTAGGCCTGAGAAGGTGTTTCGTAAGGAATGCTGGAGGTATCAGAAGTGCGAATGTTGACATGAGTAGCGATAAAGCGGGTGAAAAGCCCGCTCGCCGAAAGCCCAAGGTTTCCTGCGCAACGTTCATCGGCGCAGGGTGAGTCGGCCCCTAAGGCGAGGCAGAGATGCGTAGTCGATGGGAAACGGGTTAATATTCCCGTACTTGATTTAAGTGCGATGTGGGGACGGAGAAGGTTAGGTCAGCAAACTGTTGGAATAGTTTGTTCAAGCCGGTAGGTGGAAGGATTAGGCAAATCCGGTTCTTCATAACACCGAGAAGCGATAACGAGTATCTACGGATACGAAGTGACTGATACCACGCTTCCAGGAAAAGCCACTAAGCTCCAGCTTAAATCGAACCGTACCGCAAACCGACACAGGTGGGCAGGATGAGAATTCTAAGGCGCTTGAGAGAACTCGGGAGAAGGAACTCGGCAAATTGATACCGTAACTTCGGGAGAAGGTATGCCCTCTGAGGTAAAGGATTTACTCCGTAAGCTTTGGAGGGTCGCAGAGAATCGGTGGCTGCGACTGTTTATTAAAAACACAGCACTCTGCAAACACGAAAGTGGACGTATAGGGTGTGACGCCTGCCCGGTGCTGGAAGGTTAATTGAAGATGTGAGAGCATCGGATCGAAGCCCCAGTAAACGGCGGCCGTAACTATAACGGTCCTAAGGTAGCGAAATTCCTTGTCGGGTAAGTTCCGACCCGCACGAATGGCGTAACGATGGCCACACTGTCTCCTCCCGAGACTCAGCGAAGTTGAAGTGGTTGTGAAGATGCAATCTACCCGCTGCTAGACGGAAAGACCCCGTGAACCTTTACTGTAGCTTTGCATTGGACTTTGAAGTCACTTGTGTAGGATAGGTGGGAGGCTTAGAAGCAGAGACGCCAGTTTCTGTGGAGCCGTCCTTGAAATACCACCCTGGTGACTTTGAGGTTCTAACCCAGGTCCGTGAACCGGATCGGGGACCGTGCATGGTAGGCAGTTTGACTGGGGCGGTCTCCTCCCAAAGAGTAACGGAGGAGTTCGAAGGTTACCTAGGTCCGGTCGGAAATCGGACTGATAGTGCAATGGCAAAAGGTAGCTTAACTGCGAGACCGACAAGTCGAGCAGGTGCGAAAGCAGGACATAGTGATCCGGTGGTTCTGAATGGAAGGGCCATCGCTCAACGGATAAAAGGTACTCCGGGGATAACAGGCTGATTCCGCCCAAGAGTTCATATCGACGGCGGAGTTTGGCACCTCGATGTCGGCTCATCACATCCTGGGGCTGTAGTCGGTCCCAAGGGTATGGCTGTTCGCCATTTAAAGTGGTACGTGAGCTGGGTTTAAAACGTCGTGAGACAGTTTGGTCCCTATCTGCAGTGGGCGTTGGAAGTTTGACAGGGGCTGCTCCTAGTACGAGAGGACCGGAGTGGACGAACCTCTGGTGTACCGGTTGTCACGCCAGTGGCATCGCCGGGTAGCTAAGTTCGGGAAGGATAAGCGCTGAAAGCATCTAAGCGCGAAACCTGCCTGGAGATGAGACTTCCCTGAGGGTTAAGCCCTCCTGAAGAGTCGTTCTAGACCAGGACGTTGATAGGTGGGGTGTGGAAGCGCGGCAACGCGTGCAGCTAACCCATACTAATTGCTCGTGAGGCTTGACTCTATCATTTGAAGTGCTTTGCGGTGTGGAGACACCGGGAAGAGTACTCAATAGAATAAAGCTTACTGGAATCGATACACATTACCCGATGTTTGGTTTGTAGCCGGACAGAACAGTTTGATTTGATTGGCCGCAGTGGATACTGCGGTGGCTTGACGATTTGTACAGTTTAAGTTTGGCGGCCATAGCGGTTTGGTCCCACGCCTTCCCATCCCGAACAGGACCGTGAAACGAACCAGCGCCGATGATAGTACGGATTACCCGTGTGAAAGTAGGACACTGCCAAACACCTATTGATGACACCCGTCTGATGGCGGGTGTTGTGTTTTATGGAAAACAACGAAAAGAAAATACGGCGAAGACAAAAGCAAAGACAAAATGGAAACAAACCGGGATAGGAATAAGGGTATAGGAATAGGTAAGGTGCTGATTAGGAGACTACCTTTAAGAGGCTGCCCGAAGGTTTCAGGTAGCCTCTCTCCTGCCTTGGAAACGATTTGGGTTGAACCAGGCAGGAGAAAAAAGGGGGGTTATATAAAATGAGGGGAGGCCGGTTGGGTATTAATATTCAACTGGCCCCTTCCTGTGGAAATCAACAGGGTTGTTTACACTTTCGGCTTTTGCTTGAAGATCTGATTGAGCGGCTACTTAGTATTGCCAAGAATGTCGATAGACACGTGAAACCTGATTTATAGTGAATTAACAAAAACCAGTACAGCGTTGTCTCGCCTTGCCGTAACGTGTGTGCTGCCTGCGGCTTGCCGCCTTGTCCTGATTTTTGTTAATCCACTATATTTTGGATAATGACGGATAGCTGCTTAAGAAGCGTTTAATCAGAAACAAACACTGTCCGTTATGTGTAGAAAACAGTAGCGTTGTTTACAGTATTTCCAGGAGAATACTGAAACATGAACATGCACAAAAATACCCGCCTCACCCCGCACTACCGCCAAGCCATTTGGCCGGCCTACACGCAGGAGAAGGAAAGCGTCACCTCCCTGGCACGCCGTTACCAAGTCAGCCGCGTCACCATCTACCGCGCACTGAAAGCCGCAAGGGGCAGGCTGCTCAAACCCCAAACCAGTACCAACAACCGTTTCAAACAGGCAAAGTACGGAATGAAACGCCTGGCCAAGGTAGAACGCAGCATTCAGGAAAAACTCAAAAAGCAGGCCAAACGCTACAATAAATCCTATCCCGGAGAGTTAGTGCATCTCGATACCAAACGGCTGCCGCTGCTTAAAGGGCAGAAAGCCACCGATAAGCGGGATTACCTGTTTGTTGCCATCGACGATTTCTCAAGGGAGCTGTACGCCGCCATCCTGCCGGACAAAACCGCAGACAGCGCCGCCAAGTTTCTGACCGAACACCTGATTGATCCCTGTCCCTACCTGATTGAGTGCGTTTACTCCGACAACGGTACGGAATACAAAGGCTCGGCCAACCATGCTTTCGGAGTAGCCTGTTACGAGAACGGGATTGGTCAAAAGTTTACCCGGGTTGCCCGTCCGCAGACCAACGGTAAAGCTGAGCGGGTTATCCGCACCCTGATGGAGATGTGGCATGAAAAGCAGAGTTTCGACAGCCCGGAACACCGGCAAAAGGAGTCGTGCCGCTTTGTTAATTTTTACAACACGGTGAAGTCGCACCGCAGTTTGAACGGCGATACGCCATTTGAGGTGTTGCAGGCTTATTTTTCTCAACCTGTGGTGTAAACAACGCGGTTATTTTCTACAGTTAATGGGACTGGAGAATGCAAAGAGAGGAGTGTGGAGAAAAAAGAAAGAGCCGTAGAATCAAAATAATTAGAAAAGAGGAAAGCTGTCTGAAGTTGTTAGTTTTGCAGAATTTCCACTGTTCCATGTTTGTGGGCAGTTTTTTAATTGCTGGGCAAGTTTCTGACAGATTGCGCTATTATTCGTTACATCCGCGTAAGAGTTACAGATTCCCTCCACGCGGATGGGTTTGCCAAGCGCTGCGTTCGGCCTTTAGGGCGTGTTGCAGCGTTTCTTTCGCCGCTTCGGGCCGCAGTCGGCCGCAAAGAAAGATATCGATGGCGGCAAAGCCGTGTTCGGGCCAGGTGTGGATGCTGAGGTGGGATTCGGCCAAGAGCAGCACGCCGGTTACACCGCCTTCGCCGCCGAAGGTGTGGAAACGGCTTTCGAGCACGGTGGCGCCGATATGGCGGGCGGTTTGCTCTAATGCGGTTTTCAGGTAGCCTTCGTTGCGCAGTAATTCGGGTGGGCAGCCGTATAAATCAAGCAGGCCGTGGCTACCGGGGCTGTGGCTCATTTGTGCCACCCGCCAGATGAGTAGCCGCCACCGCTGTGCGAGCCGCCGAAGGAGCGAGAGCTGGGGGAGCTGCTGCTCCTTTGGTATTTGCTCATGTCACCAAGAGAGGCGTAGTTGAATACGGTGCTGCCGAGGATGGCGACTATGCTGAGGATAAGGTAGGTGTTTTTCGACATGGCTTACTCTTCGTCATCACTTTCGGTGAATATATTGCCGCGCTTAACCAGGAAATACAGCACCATGGCCGATACGAATGCGGCAAGGCTGATATCTTCTTCGGTAACGAACATGCTGATCCAGGCGGGCAGGTTGATTACCACGAATACGGTGGTGAGCAGCAACATCAACCAACGTGATGGCTCGTCCGGGCGCATATCGGCGCTGTATTGCGGGGTGTCGTCCGTGTCTCCGAACCAGCGGCGCACGGTACGGTAGGGGATGGTGGTGCTTTGGCTCCAAGCTGCTTCGTGCCGGTTGGATTCGGCGCAGAGTTTGCCGTTGCTGTTGTGGCGGTAGTCGCTGTAGAAATCCACGTCGCCTTGGCGGATATGCCAGTAAAATGCACCGGCAGCCAAGACCACGCGGCCGCCGTAGTCGTAGAGTTTGGGCAGGCCTTGCGGCTGGAACAAATCGCCGTACAGGCGCGGCCACACGTTAAGCGTTTCCGATACGCTCCATTCGCCGTCGCCGCTTTCCACCAGCCACATAAAGCCGGCCTGCGGCTCGAAGAGCAGGTATTCCGTCCAGCGCCCGACGGGCACGATGCCGAGCGGCTTTTGGCCGAACATCAGGTTGAACGCGTCTTCCGGCTCCAATTCGTCTTTGCGTACCGCGCCGATGAGGGTGTAGGTGCGGTTGTTGATGCGGGCTTCCGAACCGATTTTCAGGGTGAACGCATCAGCCTGCGCCTCGCGCCTATTATTGGCTTTCAGCAATTCCAGCTTACCTTCTGTCGCATCCAGGTTGCTGC
Proteins encoded:
- a CDS encoding integrase core domain-containing protein; its protein translation is MNMHKNTRLTPHYRQAIWPAYTQEKESVTSLARRYQVSRVTIYRALKAARGRLLKPQTSTNNRFKQAKYGMKRLAKVERSIQEKLKKQAKRYNKSYPGELVHLDTKRLPLLKGQKATDKRDYLFVAIDDFSRELYAAILPDKTADSAAKFLTEHLIDPCPYLIECVYSDNGTEYKGSANHAFGVACYENGIGQKFTRVARPQTNGKAERVIRTLMEMWHEKQSFDSPEHRQKESCRFVNFYNTVKSHRSLNGDTPFEVLQAYFSQPVV
- the speD gene encoding adenosylmethionine decarboxylase, which codes for MSHSPGSHGLLDLYGCPPELLRNEGYLKTALEQTARHIGATVLESRFHTFGGEGGVTGVLLLAESHLSIHTWPEHGFAAIDIFLCGRLRPEAAKETLQHALKAERSAWQTHPRGGNL
- a CDS encoding DUF4178 domain-containing protein — its product is MSEPFFKTDCPSCGAPVHAHSATAVTLVCGFCHSLLVRQGEGIIDSGRDSALLEDFSPLQIGTSGTFANRPFAIIGRLQAKYDAGMWNEWYVQFEDGGNGWLSESGDQYVFTLPATEPLQEIPEFSGLVAGRSSLIYRNKRFWAADVRDIVLEQAATQGELPFAVPPQMKNQVADWRCEQIFLTLDYASSPPEVFVGRGVQLADLQLGNTRSSEQVADSAGRLKGTRQAESCPNCGSPVQWITGLTPSILCPSCGSNLDATEGKLELLKANNRREAQADAFTLKIGSEARINNRTYTLIGAVRKDELEPEDAFNLMFGQKPLGIVPVGRWTEYLLFEPQAGFMWLVESGDGEWSVSETLNVWPRLYGDLFQPQGLPKLYDYGGRVVLAAGAFYWHIRQGDVDFYSDYRHNSNGKLCAESNRHEAAWSQSTTIPYRTVRRWFGDTDDTPQYSADMRPDEPSRWLMLLLTTVFVVINLPAWISMFVTEEDISLAAFVSAMVLYFLVKRGNIFTESDDEE